A single region of the Hoeflea prorocentri genome encodes:
- a CDS encoding DUF1476 domain-containing protein: protein MSGMDERSEAYENKFAHDEELRFKAGARRNKMLGLWAAGLLGKEGEDAEAYAKEVVLADFEEAGDDDVFRKVRKDFDDAGVEQSDHQLRRHMDELMQKAIEQIRTE from the coding sequence ATGAGCGGCATGGACGAACGCAGCGAAGCCTATGAGAACAAATTTGCTCACGATGAGGAACTGCGGTTCAAAGCGGGAGCACGCCGTAACAAGATGCTGGGTCTTTGGGCCGCCGGACTACTGGGCAAGGAAGGCGAGGATGCCGAGGCTTATGCCAAGGAAGTTGTTCTGGCCGATTTCGAAGAGGCGGGGGACGATGACGTTTTCCGCAAGGTCCGCAAGGATTTCGATGATGCGGGCGTTGAACAGTCCGACCATCAGCTTCGCCGGCACATGGATGAGCTGATGCAGAAGGCCATCGAGCAGATCCGCACCGAATAG
- a CDS encoding vWA domain-containing protein produces the protein MRVGPAAVTDAVEAVKVAGIGSRDDFYWTLHSIFVNRHEDHAVFDEAFRLFWRSRELVEKLIAMFSPVAMERREKEKQRSGQTRASQAFQNRNERPLQKDEPEIEVDARLTSSDNEVLRKMDFAQMTAEELVQAKQALTQLLLPDDRVVTRRFRPSRRNVRIDPRATMRTALKTGGDLILPRFRQPKTVHPPIVVLADISGSMSQYTRIFLHFLHALTDKRRRVHTFLFGTRLTNVTRQMRHRDPDDALEECSAIVQDWSGGTRISDTLAEFNRLWSRRVLSQGAIVLLISDGLERESVDDLPLQMERLQKSCRRLIWLNPLLRFEGFEAKAMGVRAMLPYVDEFRAVHNLEALSDLVAALDGGRGRDSDPRRFLKSAGI, from the coding sequence ATGCGCGTTGGACCGGCTGCGGTGACCGATGCCGTGGAAGCCGTGAAAGTTGCCGGGATCGGTTCGCGAGACGATTTTTACTGGACCCTGCATTCGATCTTCGTCAACCGGCATGAAGACCATGCGGTGTTCGACGAGGCCTTCCGGCTGTTCTGGCGTTCCCGCGAGCTGGTGGAGAAGCTGATTGCCATGTTCTCTCCGGTGGCGATGGAGCGGCGGGAAAAGGAAAAGCAGCGCAGCGGACAAACACGGGCCAGCCAGGCCTTTCAGAACCGCAACGAGCGGCCGCTGCAGAAGGACGAACCTGAAATAGAGGTGGACGCGCGTCTCACCAGTTCGGACAATGAGGTCCTGCGTAAAATGGACTTTGCGCAGATGACTGCAGAAGAGCTCGTGCAGGCCAAACAGGCACTCACACAGCTTCTGCTTCCCGATGACCGGGTTGTCACGCGACGGTTCCGACCAAGCCGCAGGAATGTGCGAATTGATCCGCGCGCAACAATGCGCACGGCGCTGAAGACGGGCGGCGACCTCATTTTGCCCAGATTCCGCCAGCCAAAAACGGTTCATCCGCCCATTGTCGTTCTGGCCGATATTTCAGGCTCCATGAGCCAGTACACACGCATATTCCTGCATTTCCTGCACGCGTTGACGGACAAACGGCGACGGGTTCACACCTTTCTCTTCGGCACGCGGCTGACGAATGTGACGCGGCAGATGCGCCATCGCGATCCGGACGATGCGCTGGAAGAGTGTTCGGCCATTGTGCAGGACTGGTCGGGTGGAACGCGGATTTCCGACACGCTGGCCGAGTTCAACCGGTTGTGGTCCCGCCGGGTTTTATCTCAGGGTGCGATCGTCCTGCTGATCAGCGATGGTCTTGAACGCGAGAGTGTTGATGATCTGCCGCTCCAGATGGAAAGGCTGCAGAAATCCTGCCGGAGACTGATCTGGCTCAATCCGCTTTTGCGGTTTGAGGGTTTTGAAGCCAAGGCGATGGGTGTGCGGGCGATGCTGCCGTATGTTGACGAGTTCCGCGCGGTGCACAATCTAGAAGCCCTATCGGATCTTGTTGCCGCACTCGATGGTGGGCGCGGCAGGGACAGCGATCCGCGGCGCTTCCTCAAGAGTGCCGGAATCTGA
- a CDS encoding XdhC family protein, whose protein sequence is MDIDLLSQLNAERAARRAAVLVTDLADGSNTLVKEGKATPGTLGPMVERAFRTGKSAAVEADGRQYFINAHLPPPRLVVIGAVHISQALAPMAKIAGFDLSVIDPRTAFATSERFEGVTLHAQWPEEVLQAHPLDPFTALAAVTHDPKIDDDALKAALDAGCFYVGALGSRKTHAKRVARLSDIGVTDEMIARIASPIGLDIGASSPQEIAVAILAEIISALRKRQVVGS, encoded by the coding sequence GTGGATATCGATCTGCTTAGCCAACTGAATGCAGAGCGTGCCGCGCGCCGTGCGGCCGTGCTGGTAACCGATCTCGCTGATGGAAGCAATACGCTTGTAAAGGAAGGCAAAGCGACTCCGGGCACACTGGGGCCGATGGTGGAACGGGCGTTCCGAACCGGCAAGTCGGCTGCAGTCGAAGCCGATGGACGCCAGTATTTCATCAACGCCCATTTACCGCCGCCGCGTCTGGTGGTGATCGGAGCCGTCCATATTTCGCAGGCGCTTGCGCCAATGGCAAAGATTGCCGGATTTGACCTGAGCGTCATCGATCCGAGAACGGCGTTCGCGACGAGCGAGCGGTTTGAGGGGGTGACGCTCCATGCGCAGTGGCCTGAGGAGGTCTTGCAGGCGCATCCGCTGGATCCGTTTACGGCGCTTGCTGCCGTGACGCACGATCCCAAGATAGACGATGACGCCCTGAAAGCGGCGCTGGACGCCGGATGCTTTTATGTCGGCGCCCTTGGCAGCCGCAAAACCCATGCGAAGCGGGTGGCCAGACTTTCGGATATTGGCGTCACAGATGAGATGATTGCGCGGATCGCTTCCCCGATTGGTCTGGATATTGGTGCTTCGAGCCCGCAGGAAATTGCCGTTGCAATCCTTGCGGAGATTATTTCGGCCTTGCGGAAAAGACAGGTGGTAGGCAGTTGA
- the purS gene encoding phosphoribosylformylglycinamidine synthase subunit PurS, which translates to MIKARVTVTLKNGVLDPQGKAIEGALGSLGFDGVGQVRQGKVFDLELTSADPAKAKEEISAMCEKLLANTVIEDYSVELV; encoded by the coding sequence GTGATCAAGGCACGCGTTACCGTCACATTGAAAAACGGAGTGCTCGACCCGCAAGGCAAGGCCATTGAGGGCGCGCTCGGATCGCTCGGCTTCGACGGCGTCGGTCAGGTGCGCCAGGGCAAGGTTTTCGACCTGGAGCTGACTTCAGCCGATCCGGCAAAGGCGAAAGAGGAAATCTCCGCCATGTGCGAGAAGCTCCTGGCAAACACCGTGATCGAGGATTATTCGGTCGAACTCGTCTGA
- a CDS encoding AAA family ATPase, whose translation MTKQAKAIPESIDETFELLDSQDYVGSRALATVLFLSLKMKRPLLLEGEAGVGKTEIAKVLSAALGRPLIRLQCYEGLDISTAVYEWNYPAQMLEIRMSEATGETNRGAIERNIFSDEYLIRRPVLQALSSEGGAPVFLIDELDRTDEAFEAYLLEVLSEFQVTIPEIGVIKADEPPIVIITTNRTREIHDALKRRCLYHWVDYPDADAELEIVHRKVPGCNAALSRELVGYVQKLRQLDLFKSPGVAETIDWASALTELDSVALDPETISDTIGTLLKYQDDIARIEEGEGRKLLDELRSELTTA comes from the coding sequence TTGACGAAACAAGCCAAAGCCATTCCGGAATCGATTGACGAGACGTTCGAACTTCTCGACAGCCAGGACTATGTGGGCAGCAGGGCGCTCGCGACGGTGTTGTTCCTCAGTCTCAAGATGAAACGGCCGCTCTTGCTGGAGGGCGAGGCGGGAGTCGGGAAAACCGAGATCGCCAAGGTGCTCTCAGCTGCGTTGGGCAGGCCGTTGATCCGCCTGCAGTGTTATGAAGGCCTTGATATCTCGACCGCTGTCTATGAGTGGAACTATCCGGCCCAGATGCTGGAAATCAGGATGTCGGAGGCGACCGGTGAGACCAATCGCGGAGCGATTGAAAGGAATATCTTTTCCGATGAATATCTGATCCGCCGCCCGGTTCTTCAGGCTTTGTCCTCGGAAGGTGGTGCGCCGGTGTTCCTGATAGACGAACTGGATCGCACCGATGAGGCGTTTGAAGCCTACCTGCTTGAGGTCCTCTCGGAGTTTCAGGTAACGATCCCGGAGATCGGCGTCATCAAGGCGGATGAGCCGCCGATCGTGATTATCACGACGAACCGGACGCGCGAGATCCACGATGCACTCAAACGACGCTGCCTCTACCACTGGGTTGATTATCCCGATGCGGATGCGGAGCTGGAGATTGTCCACCGCAAGGTTCCGGGCTGTAATGCGGCTTTGTCGCGCGAGCTTGTCGGTTACGTTCAGAAGCTTCGCCAGCTTGATCTTTTCAAAAGTCCGGGCGTGGCCGAAACCATCGATTGGGCGAGCGCACTAACGGAGCTCGATAGTGTGGCGCTGGACCCGGAGACGATTTCCGACACGATCGGTACCTTGCTGAAATATCAGGATGATATCGCACGGATCGAGGAAGGTGAGGGGCGCAAGCTGCTTGATGAGCTCAGGTCCGAGCTGACGACGGCCTGA
- a CDS encoding RBBP9/YdeN family alpha/beta hydrolase: protein MKASEADILIIPGYKNSGPDHWQSRWQAKLSTARRVEQKSWEKPELEDWKTAIAAAVNESKRPVVIVAHSLGVSATVQAISEFEKPVVGAMLVAPPDVSNPKIRPKHLMTFGPYSRDPLPFPAMVIASRDDPYSSFDVADDTAAAWGALFMDAGNAGHINAESGFGPWPEGLMVFARFLSKLDP, encoded by the coding sequence ATGAAAGCATCCGAAGCCGACATTCTGATTATACCCGGCTACAAGAACTCCGGTCCTGACCATTGGCAAAGCCGCTGGCAGGCAAAGTTGTCGACGGCACGCCGCGTCGAGCAGAAGAGCTGGGAAAAACCGGAGCTGGAGGATTGGAAAACGGCAATCGCCGCCGCCGTTAACGAATCAAAGCGGCCGGTGGTCATCGTTGCGCATTCGCTCGGTGTGTCGGCAACGGTGCAGGCCATATCGGAGTTTGAAAAACCCGTTGTCGGCGCGATGCTCGTGGCGCCGCCCGACGTATCGAACCCTAAGATACGTCCGAAGCACCTTATGACCTTCGGACCCTATTCCCGCGATCCACTGCCTTTTCCGGCAATGGTCATTGCCAGCCGAGACGATCCCTACAGCAGTTTCGACGTCGCCGATGATACAGCCGCCGCCTGGGGGGCGTTGTTCATGGATGCCGGCAATGCCGGCCATATCAATGCCGAATCAGGCTTTGGCCCGTGGCCCGAGGGGCTGATGGTCTTTGCCCGCTTCTTAAGCAAACTCGACCCCTAG
- a CDS encoding flavin reductase, whose product MLERRTVQSQEYRDAMAHYAGHVQLVTTEHDGVRRGVTVTAACSVSDEPPTVLVCLNKSNPNNSIFLESGRFAINALAESHQAMAASFAGFDKRDASQRFAMGNWDTISTGCPTLRDAMAVFDCNLIEHKVVATHMILFGKVEGLRVGPMQRPLLFLDRSWRSL is encoded by the coding sequence GTGTTGGAGAGAAGGACGGTTCAGTCCCAGGAATACCGGGATGCGATGGCTCACTATGCCGGGCATGTTCAGCTCGTGACAACTGAGCATGACGGTGTGCGCCGGGGCGTAACCGTTACAGCGGCGTGTTCGGTCTCGGATGAGCCGCCCACCGTGCTGGTTTGTCTGAACAAGTCCAACCCCAACAACAGTATTTTTCTAGAGAGCGGCAGGTTTGCGATCAATGCGCTTGCCGAAAGTCATCAGGCGATGGCGGCCTCCTTTGCCGGGTTTGACAAAAGGGATGCCAGTCAGCGCTTTGCCATGGGTAACTGGGATACGATTTCGACCGGCTGTCCGACACTTCGCGATGCGATGGCGGTGTTTGACTGCAATCTGATCGAACACAAGGTGGTCGCGACACATATGATCCTATTTGGAAAGGTGGAAGGACTGCGCGTCGGTCCCATGCAGCGTCCGTTGCTGTTTCTGGACCGAAGCTGGCGTAGCCTGTAG
- a CDS encoding P1 family peptidase: MMKTGKRNLITDVGGLTVGNAQDSRLKSGVTAVLCKDNTVASVQVLGGAPGTRETDLLEPHNTVGAVNGIILSGGSAFGLDAASGVQAALRKKRVGFEIGPHVIPIVPSAILFDLVNGGDKDWGLYPPYRELGFEAANSAAQDFETGTAGAGAGATTAELKGGLGSASTIMDNGVTVGALVAVNAVGTANVAGGPHFWAAPFEIGNEFGGLGLPSPLPESTTDLRIKFREPESPEGRNTTIAVIATDAVLSKAEAKRLAISSHDGFARAIWPAHTAYDGDLIFSLATGTSGKTLDVDAFIDLCAVAASTMSRAIARGVYEATPEADDVLPTWQSVHGNDI, translated from the coding sequence ATGATGAAAACCGGCAAAAGAAATCTGATCACGGACGTTGGCGGCCTGACCGTCGGCAATGCGCAGGATTCACGGCTGAAATCCGGTGTTACGGCCGTCTTGTGCAAGGACAACACTGTGGCTTCGGTGCAAGTTCTGGGAGGCGCACCCGGCACGAGGGAAACCGACCTGCTTGAGCCGCACAATACGGTCGGCGCCGTCAACGGGATCATTCTGTCGGGCGGATCGGCCTTCGGCCTGGACGCCGCCTCCGGGGTTCAGGCGGCCCTGCGCAAAAAACGTGTCGGCTTTGAAATCGGTCCGCATGTCATCCCGATTGTTCCATCCGCCATCCTCTTCGACCTTGTAAACGGCGGCGACAAGGACTGGGGCCTCTATCCGCCTTACCGCGAACTCGGCTTTGAAGCCGCAAACAGCGCGGCGCAGGACTTTGAAACCGGAACCGCGGGAGCCGGAGCCGGCGCGACCACCGCAGAACTGAAAGGCGGGCTGGGCTCGGCCTCGACGATTATGGACAATGGCGTAACCGTCGGCGCCCTTGTTGCCGTCAACGCGGTTGGCACCGCCAATGTGGCCGGTGGGCCGCATTTCTGGGCCGCACCCTTCGAGATCGGCAACGAATTCGGTGGGCTTGGCCTGCCGTCGCCATTGCCGGAAAGCACGACGGACCTGCGCATCAAATTCCGCGAGCCGGAAAGTCCCGAAGGCCGCAACACCACCATAGCCGTTATCGCGACCGACGCCGTGCTGAGCAAGGCTGAAGCCAAACGTCTTGCCATTTCGTCCCATGACGGATTTGCCCGGGCGATCTGGCCAGCTCATACCGCCTATGACGGCGACCTGATCTTCTCGCTGGCGACCGGCACAAGCGGCAAGACACTGGATGTCGATGCGTTCATCGATTTGTGTGCAGTTGCCGCCTCGACAATGTCGCGGGCCATCGCCCGCGGTGTGTATGAGGCGACGCCGGAAGCGGACGATGTGCTACCAACCTGGCAGTCGGTTCACGGCAACGACATATAG
- the rpe gene encoding ribulose-phosphate 3-epimerase — protein MSRPITIAPSILASDFSRLGQEVCDVIDAGADWVHLDVMDGHFVPNITFGPDVVKSLRPHTDAVFDCHLMIAPCDPYIEAFAKAGCDIITVHAEAGPHLHRSLQAIRSMGKKAGVSLNPATPEEVIEYVLDELDLVLVMSVNPGFGGQKLIPAVLEKARRINDMIGDRPIDLEIDGGITKDNAGDAAKVGINALVAGSAVFKGGNIDAYRTNIAAIREAANGVRI, from the coding sequence ATGAGCCGCCCGATCACGATCGCACCGTCAATCCTCGCATCAGATTTCTCGCGCCTCGGGCAAGAAGTGTGCGATGTCATCGACGCGGGAGCCGACTGGGTCCATCTTGATGTCATGGACGGCCATTTCGTACCCAACATCACCTTCGGGCCAGATGTCGTGAAGTCGCTGCGACCGCATACGGATGCCGTCTTTGACTGCCATTTGATGATCGCGCCATGCGATCCCTATATTGAAGCGTTTGCGAAAGCCGGTTGCGATATCATCACCGTCCATGCCGAGGCCGGCCCGCATCTTCACCGGTCCCTGCAGGCAATCCGTTCGATGGGCAAAAAGGCCGGCGTATCGCTCAATCCGGCGACCCCCGAGGAGGTGATCGAGTACGTGCTTGATGAACTCGACCTCGTTTTGGTCATGAGCGTCAATCCCGGTTTCGGCGGACAAAAACTCATCCCTGCCGTTCTGGAAAAAGCCAGGCGCATCAACGATATGATTGGTGACCGCCCGATTGATCTGGAAATTGACGGTGGTATCACCAAAGACAATGCAGGCGATGCGGCAAAGGTCGGGATCAACGCATTGGTTGCCGGCTCGGCAGTTTTCAAGGGCGGCAATATCGATGCCTACCGCACTAACATTGCGGCCATACGCGAGGCGGCAAACGGCGTACGGATCTGA
- the kynA gene encoding tryptophan 2,3-dioxygenase, with product MSLDFEGRMSYGDYLKLDMLLDAQKPLSDKQDETLFIIVHHVQELWLRLIIHELEFAMRNLRENKAGLAFKALARVSAVQEQLVTAWDVLSTMTPSDYMTFRDCLGQASGFQSYQYRLVEILLGAKDARMLAPHRHKPEIHARLEVAFKGPSIYDESIALVSRSGFDVPNDLLERDFSTNHEFSEALRDIWLQVYRDPERYFELYELAEELVDVEDRFQQWRFRHMKTVERIIGYKKGTGGSSGVGFLKTALDRTFFPELWAVRTEL from the coding sequence ATGTCACTCGATTTTGAAGGGCGCATGTCCTATGGCGACTATCTCAAGCTCGACATGCTACTGGACGCACAAAAACCGCTCAGCGACAAGCAGGATGAAACGCTGTTCATCATCGTTCACCACGTGCAGGAACTTTGGTTGCGCCTGATCATCCATGAGCTGGAATTCGCCATGCGCAATCTGCGGGAAAACAAGGCGGGCCTGGCCTTCAAGGCGCTGGCGCGCGTATCGGCTGTTCAGGAACAACTGGTGACGGCCTGGGATGTCCTGTCAACGATGACCCCGTCCGACTATATGACCTTCCGGGACTGTCTCGGTCAGGCATCGGGGTTCCAGTCCTATCAGTACAGGCTCGTTGAGATTTTGCTGGGTGCCAAGGATGCGCGCATGCTGGCGCCGCATCGGCACAAGCCGGAAATCCATGCCCGGCTTGAAGTGGCCTTCAAAGGACCGAGCATTTATGACGAATCGATTGCGCTGGTCAGCAGGTCCGGTTTCGATGTCCCGAACGATCTGCTCGAACGCGATTTCTCGACCAATCATGAATTCAGCGAAGCGCTGCGCGATATCTGGCTCCAGGTCTATCGTGATCCTGAACGCTATTTCGAACTCTACGAGCTGGCGGAAGAACTGGTCGATGTTGAAGACCGCTTTCAGCAATGGCGCTTCAGGCACATGAAAACGGTTGAGCGCATCATCGGCTACAAGAAGGGAACCGGTGGCTCATCCGGTGTCGGCTTTTTGAAGACCGCGCTGGACCGGACATTCTTTCCCGAGTTGTGGGCTGTTCGAACGGAGCTTTGA
- a CDS encoding XdhC family protein yields MAETGEQLDPLMVAQRWSGEGREVAVATVIDTWGSAPRPVGSHLVIDADGNFHGSVSGGCVEGAVVSEAMDIISGGKPRMLEFGVADETAWEVGLSCGGRIRVFVEKLG; encoded by the coding sequence ATGGCTGAAACTGGCGAACAACTTGATCCGCTCATGGTTGCGCAACGCTGGTCCGGCGAGGGGCGGGAGGTTGCGGTTGCAACCGTCATAGACACCTGGGGCTCGGCGCCGCGTCCGGTGGGCAGCCACCTCGTGATTGACGCTGACGGCAATTTTCACGGATCGGTTTCCGGCGGATGCGTCGAAGGCGCGGTCGTCAGTGAGGCGATGGATATCATATCGGGCGGCAAACCGCGCATGCTTGAATTCGGGGTCGCCGATGAAACAGCCTGGGAGGTCGGGCTGTCCTGCGGCGGCCGCATCCGGGTCTTCGTGGAAAAACTGGGGTAA
- the purB gene encoding adenylosuccinate lyase: protein MIPRYSRPDMVAIWSPESKFRIWFEIEAHACDALADLGVVPKSAAKTIWEKAGDAKFDVQRIDEIEAVTKHDVIAFLTHLAEIVGPDARFVHQGMTSSDVLDTCFNVQLVRATDILLADMDKLLAALKKRALEHKDTITIGRSHGIHAEPTTFGVKLAQAYAEFERCRKRLETAREEIATCAISGAVGTFANIDPRVEDHVAKALGLTSEPVSTQVIPRDRHAMYFATLGVIASSIERLSVEIRHLQRTEVLEAEEYFSPGQKGSSAMPHKRNPVLTENLTGLARMVRSYAMPAMENVALWHERDISHSSVERMIGPDATVTLDFALARLTGVVEKLVVYPETMMANLNKFRGLVHSQRVLLALTQAGVSREDAYRLVQRNAMKVWEEGKDFLEELLVDKDVRNALSEEEIREKFDLGYHTKHVDTIFARVFGTEG, encoded by the coding sequence ATGATCCCTCGTTATTCCAGACCTGATATGGTCGCCATCTGGTCTCCCGAATCAAAGTTCCGCATCTGGTTCGAAATCGAGGCCCATGCCTGCGATGCGCTGGCCGATCTTGGGGTCGTGCCGAAATCGGCGGCGAAGACCATATGGGAGAAGGCCGGGGACGCCAAGTTCGACGTCCAGCGCATCGATGAGATCGAGGCCGTTACCAAACACGACGTCATCGCATTCCTCACCCATCTTGCCGAGATCGTCGGACCTGATGCCCGTTTCGTCCACCAGGGCATGACCTCATCGGACGTTCTCGACACCTGCTTCAACGTCCAGCTCGTGCGCGCCACCGATATCCTGCTTGCCGATATGGACAAATTGCTCGCCGCGCTCAAAAAGCGGGCATTGGAACACAAGGATACGATCACCATCGGCCGCAGCCACGGCATCCATGCCGAGCCAACGACATTCGGCGTCAAACTCGCCCAGGCCTATGCCGAGTTTGAACGCTGCAGGAAGCGGCTGGAAACCGCCCGTGAGGAGATTGCCACCTGCGCCATTTCCGGCGCGGTCGGAACCTTTGCCAATATCGATCCGCGCGTGGAAGACCACGTCGCCAAAGCGCTGGGTCTGACATCCGAACCGGTTTCCACACAGGTCATACCGCGGGACAGGCACGCCATGTATTTTGCCACGCTCGGTGTCATTGCCTCATCCATCGAGAGACTGTCCGTCGAGATCAGGCACCTGCAGAGGACAGAGGTCCTTGAGGCCGAGGAATATTTCTCTCCGGGTCAAAAAGGCTCCTCCGCCATGCCCCACAAGCGCAATCCGGTATTGACAGAGAACCTGACCGGCCTTGCCCGCATGGTGCGCTCCTATGCAATGCCTGCAATGGAAAATGTTGCGCTCTGGCACGAACGCGACATTTCCCACTCGTCGGTGGAACGGATGATCGGGCCGGATGCAACGGTCACCCTGGATTTTGCATTGGCAAGGCTGACGGGCGTGGTTGAAAAGCTGGTCGTCTATCCCGAAACCATGATGGCGAACCTCAACAAATTCCGGGGCCTTGTTCATTCGCAGCGCGTGCTGCTGGCCCTCACACAGGCGGGCGTCAGCCGCGAAGACGCCTATCGTCTGGTCCAGCGCAATGCCATGAAGGTGTGGGAAGAAGGCAAGGATTTCCTTGAAGAACTGCTTGTCGATAAAGATGTCCGAAACGCCCTCAGCGAAGAGGAAATCCGGGAAAAGTTCGACCTCGGCTACCATACCAAACATGTCGACACCATATTTGCACGGGTCTTCGGCACCGAAGGCTGA
- a CDS encoding branched-chain amino acid ABC transporter substrate-binding protein, giving the protein MRLGRKSILAALLLAVCPLAAAPVTAQENGSGLRIGVVVPAEGNFSILGDQILQGINVLKDNSGPAIAEILEEPDSCDPAGGEDAASAFVEAGVDAVIGFLCMESLSSALPILSASGIPSLTLGVRSAIVAEDANRQGLLFYRMAPRDDDEAKMVTRTISTDWVGKPLALVEDGTIYGRELMESVRILLEEIGISPIFVDNFRPSQDRQFGLVRRLERSGATHVFIGGDRQDAATIARDSVEAGLELTFLGGDALNAADGNPPLADGFFAVTLPDARYMPSATRAISQFDQAGIPVGNYTIAAYAAGQVLMAANRAAGLSSAPLADHLSGRQYFTAIGQIEFDEFGERKDNPFELMVWYNGAFVPADLSGGNTGQGGTTQ; this is encoded by the coding sequence ATGAGGCTGGGACGAAAGTCAATTCTTGCAGCGCTTTTATTGGCGGTATGTCCACTTGCCGCCGCACCGGTGACTGCGCAGGAAAATGGCTCAGGGCTGAGGATCGGGGTCGTTGTCCCAGCGGAAGGCAATTTCTCAATTCTCGGCGACCAGATCCTTCAGGGAATCAACGTCCTAAAGGATAATTCCGGCCCGGCGATCGCAGAAATCCTCGAAGAGCCCGATAGCTGCGACCCGGCCGGAGGCGAGGATGCCGCCAGCGCGTTCGTTGAAGCAGGCGTCGACGCCGTCATCGGTTTCCTGTGCATGGAAAGCCTTTCATCTGCGCTTCCGATCCTGTCGGCCTCCGGCATTCCCTCCCTGACGCTTGGCGTGCGTTCAGCAATCGTGGCCGAAGACGCCAACCGGCAGGGCTTGCTTTTCTACAGAATGGCCCCGCGCGATGACGACGAAGCCAAAATGGTGACCCGGACCATTTCGACCGACTGGGTGGGCAAGCCGCTGGCGCTCGTCGAAGACGGCACGATATATGGTCGGGAACTGATGGAATCCGTTCGGATTCTGCTTGAGGAAATCGGCATATCGCCAATTTTTGTCGACAATTTCCGCCCTTCTCAGGATCGTCAGTTCGGCCTGGTGCGCCGCCTTGAGCGTTCGGGTGCAACCCATGTGTTTATTGGCGGCGACCGTCAGGATGCGGCGACCATTGCACGCGACAGCGTCGAGGCCGGCCTTGAGCTGACATTTTTGGGAGGCGACGCGCTGAACGCAGCCGACGGCAACCCGCCGCTTGCTGACGGGTTCTTTGCGGTCACCCTGCCGGATGCCCGATACATGCCAAGCGCCACGCGGGCTATATCGCAGTTTGACCAGGCCGGAATTCCGGTTGGCAACTATACGATAGCAGCCTATGCAGCCGGTCAGGTTCTCATGGCCGCAAATCGTGCCGCAGGCCTTTCCAGCGCGCCGCTTGCGGATCATCTGTCGGGCCGCCAATACTTCACGGCGATTGGCCAGATCGAGTTCGACGAATTTGGAGAGCGCAAGGACAATCCGTTCGAATTGATGGTCTGGTATAATGGTGCCTTTGTTCCGGCGGATCTGTCCGGCGGCAATACCGGTCAAGGCGGCACCACCCAATGA
- the purC gene encoding phosphoribosylaminoimidazolesuccinocarboxamide synthase codes for MNRRRRIYEGKAKILYEGPEPGTLIQFFKDDATAFNNKKHDVVEGKGVLNNRISEFVFEHLNRIGIPTHFIKRVNMREQLIKEVEIIPLEVVVRNVAAGSLSERLGLDEGTVLPRSIIEFYYKADALNDPMVSEEHITAFGWASPQEIDDIMALAIRVNDFLSGLFLGVGIQLVDFKIECGRLFEGDMMRIVVADEISPDSCRLWDVETKDKMDKDRYRRDLGGLVEAYQEVARRLGIVNRNEPPRGTGPVLVK; via the coding sequence ATGAACCGTCGCCGCCGAATCTATGAGGGCAAAGCCAAGATTCTTTACGAAGGCCCCGAACCCGGCACGCTTATCCAGTTCTTCAAAGACGACGCCACCGCATTCAACAACAAGAAGCACGATGTTGTTGAGGGAAAAGGCGTGCTCAACAACAGGATTTCAGAGTTTGTTTTCGAGCACCTGAACCGGATCGGCATCCCCACCCATTTCATCAAGCGCGTCAATATGCGCGAACAGCTCATCAAGGAAGTCGAAATCATTCCGCTGGAAGTGGTGGTCCGCAATGTCGCCGCCGGTTCCCTGTCAGAGCGGCTCGGCCTTGATGAGGGCACCGTGCTGCCGCGTTCCATCATCGAGTTCTATTACAAGGCCGATGCGCTGAACGATCCGATGGTATCGGAAGAACACATCACCGCGTTCGGCTGGGCCAGCCCCCAGGAGATCGACGACATCATGGCATTGGCCATTCGGGTCAACGACTTTCTGTCAGGTCTGTTCCTGGGCGTCGGCATTCAGCTTGTCGACTTCAAGATCGAATGCGGCCGGCTCTTTGAAGGCGATATGATGCGGATCGTCGTTGCCGACGAAATTTCGCCCGACAGCTGCCGCCTGTGGGACGTCGAGACAAAGGACAAGATGGACAAGGACCGTTATCGCCGCGATCTTGGCGGACTGGTCGAGGCCTATCAGGAAGTCGCCCGGCGTCTTGGCATCGTCAACCGCAATGAGCCGCCACGCGGGACCGGACCGGTCCTCGTCAAATAG